From the Fervidobacterium thailandense genome, one window contains:
- a CDS encoding glycosidase: MELKLERHPLNPILAPVPGHIWEDKFVFNCAVVYDGELFHMLYRAQGQDMVSRIGYAVSTDGVRFNRLEKPVFSPASQDELYGVEDPRITKIGDRYYMLYTAYSPKGPRVAMASTKNFITWERYGIVIKDEIDNKDAALFPEKINGRYVMIHRFPPDIWFAYSDDLIHWGDYVKIAGPRQGYWDNLKIGAGAPPIKTPYGWLLLYHGVEDAPRPIYRLGFMLLDLNDPTKVLKRSEEPILEPEEEWEIFGGVPNVVFSDAMVEYKGKYYVYYGAADNYIALATIDVEKVLEWCRK, translated from the coding sequence ATGGAGCTGAAACTCGAAAGACACCCACTTAACCCGATACTTGCACCCGTACCTGGTCACATCTGGGAGGACAAGTTCGTCTTCAACTGCGCCGTAGTTTACGATGGAGAACTCTTCCACATGCTCTACAGAGCACAGGGACAAGACATGGTTTCTCGCATCGGGTACGCGGTAAGCACGGACGGTGTGAGGTTTAACAGGTTAGAAAAACCAGTTTTTAGCCCAGCCTCCCAGGATGAGCTCTACGGTGTTGAGGATCCACGCATCACAAAAATAGGTGATAGGTACTACATGCTCTACACCGCTTACTCTCCAAAAGGGCCGAGGGTGGCAATGGCATCAACTAAGAATTTCATAACCTGGGAGCGTTACGGAATAGTCATCAAAGACGAAATCGACAATAAAGATGCGGCACTTTTCCCGGAAAAGATAAACGGTCGGTACGTTATGATCCACAGATTTCCACCTGACATCTGGTTTGCATACTCGGATGATCTGATCCACTGGGGAGATTACGTAAAGATAGCAGGTCCAAGACAGGGGTACTGGGACAACTTGAAGATCGGTGCCGGTGCGCCTCCAATCAAAACACCGTATGGCTGGCTCCTGCTCTATCATGGTGTAGAAGATGCACCAAGGCCCATCTACAGACTCGGATTTATGTTACTCGACTTGAACGACCCAACCAAGGTGCTTAAACGCAGTGAAGAACCCATTCTTGAGCCTGAGGAAGAATGGGAAATCTTCGGAGGAGTACCCAACGTAGTCTTCAGCGACGCGATGGTCGAGTACAAAGGAAAATACTACGTATACTACGGAGCAGCCGACAATTACATCGCACTTGCAACGATAGATGTGGAAAAAGTGCTCGAGTGGTGCAGGAAGTGA
- a CDS encoding carbohydrate ABC transporter permease, which produces MRREKINSIIITVVMLALAIVWIYPYVWLVLSSFKPVEDIYTRFWPRKLTLEHYKFILEASERLHRPFVRAFLNSLFVTVTVTFSVVVTSALLGYVISKIEFGLGKAIFNFILYQMLFPGFMFIIPMFVLIRNLGWLNTYRALIVPSLISSWGMFMFAQSYKSIPKDYIEAARIDGANELWIAFKVMFPLASSTASIVGLFTFIGTWDNFMWPLMVIRDYNKMPLSVLLASFNHEYAGYVGPVLAGAVIQTLPMLIIFLALRKFFLQGISITLK; this is translated from the coding sequence ATGAGAAGGGAAAAAATCAATTCGATCATCATTACAGTTGTTATGCTTGCACTTGCCATCGTTTGGATTTATCCGTACGTTTGGCTCGTGCTTTCATCTTTCAAACCTGTAGAAGATATCTACACGAGGTTCTGGCCAAGGAAATTGACCCTCGAACACTACAAGTTTATCCTGGAGGCTTCCGAACGCCTCCACAGACCGTTTGTCAGGGCCTTCTTAAACAGCTTGTTCGTCACTGTGACGGTTACGTTCTCGGTCGTTGTTACTTCCGCACTGCTGGGATACGTGATTTCAAAGATAGAATTCGGACTCGGAAAGGCAATCTTTAACTTTATCTTGTACCAGATGCTATTCCCCGGGTTCATGTTCATAATCCCAATGTTCGTGCTCATACGGAACCTGGGCTGGCTCAACACGTACAGGGCCTTGATCGTACCGTCTCTCATCAGTTCTTGGGGAATGTTTATGTTCGCTCAGTCTTACAAATCCATTCCAAAGGACTACATCGAAGCTGCAAGAATCGATGGCGCAAACGAACTATGGATAGCCTTTAAGGTGATGTTCCCACTTGCCAGCTCGACTGCATCGATCGTCGGCTTGTTCACGTTCATAGGTACCTGGGACAACTTCATGTGGCCACTGATGGTTATCAGGGACTACAACAAGATGCCACTTTCCGTCTTGCTTGCAAGTTTTAACCACGAATACGCTGGTTACGTGGGACCCGTTTTGGCCGGTGCCGTGATCCAAACACTGCCGATGCTTATAATTTTCCTTGCTTTGAGGAAATTCTTCCTGCAAGGTATCTCGATCACACTGAAATGA
- a CDS encoding family 1 encapsulin nanocompartment shell protein → MEFLKRNFAPITQRSWAEIDKRFREIMKSNLYARRVVDLHGPMGWEFSALPLGEVVIKSSEGDKVKWGIRKVLPVIELRSSFSLNIWKLDDIERGAENIDLTELEEAAKNVAAFEDEIVFYGCPEYGIAGLLDVLKDRYVTTEKQLDKFIGGLFEAIQVLKEDGIVGPYNLLVNKEVWNVMITSQDFAQRYKVIEKMLEGGTVIPTPRIPEAMLLAKGGHFKLFIGQDLSVGYEGHTAEMVNLFITETMTFVCVNPLGGVLIKF, encoded by the coding sequence ATGGAATTTTTGAAGAGAAATTTTGCACCCATTACGCAGCGGAGCTGGGCGGAAATCGATAAAAGATTCAGAGAGATAATGAAATCTAACCTTTATGCACGAAGAGTGGTTGATCTCCATGGACCGATGGGATGGGAATTTTCAGCCCTACCGCTTGGTGAAGTTGTCATCAAGTCCTCGGAAGGTGATAAAGTCAAGTGGGGAATTAGGAAGGTTTTACCTGTTATTGAGTTGAGAAGTTCGTTTAGCCTGAACATTTGGAAACTTGATGATATCGAAAGAGGAGCTGAGAATATCGATTTGACCGAACTGGAGGAAGCTGCAAAAAATGTTGCGGCTTTCGAGGATGAAATCGTGTTCTACGGCTGTCCAGAGTACGGCATAGCTGGGTTACTCGACGTTTTAAAGGATAGGTACGTTACGACGGAAAAGCAATTGGATAAATTCATCGGAGGGTTGTTCGAAGCTATCCAAGTGTTAAAAGAAGATGGTATAGTTGGACCGTACAATCTGCTGGTGAACAAAGAAGTTTGGAACGTCATGATTACTTCACAGGATTTTGCGCAACGCTACAAAGTAATCGAAAAAATGCTTGAGGGTGGTACGGTTATTCCGACACCAAGGATTCCGGAAGCGATGCTTCTTGCTAAAGGAGGTCATTTCAAGCTCTTCATTGGTCAGGATCTCTCGGTGGGATATGAAGGACACACGGCTGAAATGGTAAATTTGTTTATCACGGAAACGATGACGTTCGTCTGTGTGAATCCACTGGGTGGTGTTTTGATCAAGTTTTAG
- a CDS encoding sensor domain-containing diguanylate cyclase, whose translation MNNKTSAGQRYAIFLILLVVVISILGALLIHTQLKEQRLEIARRVFVEQTEFFATSISLSFFQWDDMYYAVLNGRDDFLKKYFSQIREHFKVTDIKIVDEEPPRDIYEIRGEVDKLIIRFKIFDSETLKFVPSKTAVIEIPASTVTRNILRIGLRFTTDGKPLAYGLKVKLTVSRTEILMFLLLFSTLTVGLLVILVLSKAKSAREHFELARSLEIQKKSLSAINEFTNEILRGVLEPSYQYLIERAVEIVPGAQAGSILVRDGDEFTFAGCVGYDFEQLKQVRFKPHQLAQGMDGKVKIITNLGDYDAKHLDDEKQLETLKNVGQINKIRAMLSIPIIIRGQIVGFMNLDNFEDEKAFSKVSIEIANIFANQVGVLFERIALERELKKQKEQFEYLSTHDELTGLPNRRLLEEHAEKMLALARRERKQVCVLYLDLKKFKPVNDTYGHKVGDYVLKIVAKRLENTVRKSDIVARIGGDEFGFVLYDCKEYMSFVERLISEIEKDIYYEYVKINISGNFGITTFPEDGSDFEDLLIKADKAMYYAKTNGLKYFCYRNLPKT comes from the coding sequence ATGAACAATAAGACATCGGCTGGCCAAAGGTACGCTATATTCCTCATACTCTTAGTTGTTGTAATATCAATTTTGGGAGCTCTCCTTATCCATACTCAACTCAAAGAACAGAGACTCGAAATAGCCAGACGTGTGTTCGTCGAACAAACAGAATTTTTCGCAACATCTATTAGTCTCAGTTTTTTCCAGTGGGACGACATGTACTACGCCGTACTAAACGGGAGGGACGATTTTCTCAAAAAGTACTTTTCACAGATACGAGAGCACTTCAAAGTTACGGATATTAAAATTGTCGACGAAGAACCTCCAAGGGATATTTACGAAATTCGCGGCGAGGTTGACAAGCTGATAATTAGATTCAAGATCTTTGACTCCGAAACGTTGAAATTTGTACCCTCCAAAACAGCCGTAATCGAGATACCAGCCTCCACCGTTACACGAAACATCCTAAGGATCGGTTTGCGGTTTACGACCGATGGTAAACCTCTTGCTTACGGATTGAAGGTCAAACTCACAGTTTCGCGCACGGAGATCCTGATGTTCCTCTTACTCTTCTCAACCCTCACCGTTGGATTGCTCGTAATTTTGGTTCTCAGCAAGGCTAAGTCCGCGAGGGAACACTTTGAACTGGCGCGTTCGTTGGAAATTCAGAAAAAGTCACTGAGTGCTATAAACGAATTTACAAACGAGATACTTAGAGGTGTACTCGAACCATCTTACCAGTACTTGATCGAGCGAGCCGTCGAGATAGTCCCCGGAGCACAAGCGGGAAGTATCCTTGTGAGGGACGGAGACGAATTCACCTTTGCTGGATGTGTCGGTTACGATTTCGAGCAACTTAAGCAGGTGAGATTCAAACCACATCAACTTGCGCAAGGAATGGATGGAAAGGTGAAGATAATCACCAACCTCGGAGATTACGACGCCAAACACCTGGACGACGAAAAACAACTCGAAACGTTGAAGAACGTCGGCCAGATTAACAAGATAAGGGCAATGCTCTCCATCCCGATAATCATAAGGGGGCAAATTGTCGGTTTCATGAACCTCGACAATTTCGAAGACGAGAAGGCCTTTTCAAAGGTGTCGATCGAGATTGCAAACATATTCGCCAACCAAGTCGGCGTACTCTTTGAAAGGATCGCTTTGGAGAGGGAACTTAAAAAACAAAAGGAGCAGTTCGAGTATCTTTCCACCCACGATGAACTGACCGGACTACCAAATCGAAGGCTCCTTGAAGAACATGCGGAAAAAATGCTTGCGCTCGCCAGGAGGGAGCGCAAGCAGGTTTGTGTGCTGTACCTGGACCTCAAAAAGTTCAAACCCGTAAACGACACGTACGGTCACAAGGTCGGCGATTACGTACTCAAGATCGTGGCAAAGCGCTTGGAAAACACCGTACGCAAGAGCGATATCGTTGCAAGAATAGGAGGCGACGAGTTCGGCTTTGTTCTGTACGATTGCAAAGAATACATGTCTTTCGTTGAAAGATTGATTTCCGAAATTGAGAAGGATATATACTACGAGTACGTTAAAATCAACATCTCCGGCAACTTTGGAATAACGACCTTCCCTGAAGATGGTTCTGATTTCGAAGACCTCCTAATCAAGGCCGACAAAGCGATGTATTATGCAAAGACGAACGGACTAAAGTATTTCTGCTACCGAAACTTGCCTAAAACTTGA
- a CDS encoding HD-GYP domain-containing protein — translation MIFNVSIYTYFQSIFKQTIVAHRLSTAREKVLTLLQEANSIITKNFERLVQYAIDVSHAVETAGLNVISSEENLLEVIEAASIKKTWDWDIGYFIIEPSGKCTISTRTKSIVGLDFSKIRVGNTDYVSFIKSLMKNRGFAQGKLFEADERRLTFIVFTPLFQDHIFGTVYYFPKNFVGRYLLELTKADRYVLKQGVYTSSKQKLLEVFDDFPKELKKTLFYEDFVIDMNVEFPEKGQTLYLWVRLRYTGILMHVFFGLAAFVVSAFILFLANKSTFEFLSKELRTVKGMVSEFRNKLSISPQYDDSVIEEIADVQDALYDASSIISADVEELEAMNEELEENYRKIQELSQEIKNAFFEFSEKLVDIVEGIEGETGQHVRRTKEIVRLIVQDLDIEDEYKEKIVNFSPLHDIGKIYVPKEILLKPDKLTPEEFEEVKKHTIHAKRLLTHPYFAVALNIALYHHENYDGTGYPEGLKGEEIPLEARIVKIVDVYDALRSNRPYKRAFSHEEAMKIILEGDGRVMPSHFDPKLLEIFKAKSDEITKLYEDKN, via the coding sequence GTGATTTTCAACGTATCGATATACACGTACTTCCAGAGCATTTTCAAACAAACCATAGTAGCTCATAGACTATCCACAGCGCGAGAGAAAGTTCTGACCTTACTTCAAGAGGCAAACAGTATCATTACTAAGAATTTCGAGCGGTTAGTACAGTACGCGATCGATGTTAGTCACGCCGTAGAAACTGCCGGATTGAACGTCATCTCGAGTGAGGAAAACTTGCTGGAAGTAATCGAAGCGGCATCTATCAAAAAAACTTGGGACTGGGATATAGGTTACTTTATCATCGAGCCATCGGGTAAGTGTACTATATCCACACGTACGAAAAGTATTGTGGGGTTGGATTTTTCAAAAATTCGAGTAGGAAATACGGACTACGTGAGTTTTATAAAATCTCTAATGAAGAACCGCGGTTTTGCGCAGGGAAAGTTGTTTGAAGCCGACGAAAGACGCCTGACATTTATCGTTTTCACCCCGCTCTTCCAAGACCATATCTTCGGAACAGTGTACTATTTCCCGAAGAACTTCGTGGGAAGGTATCTCTTGGAGCTTACAAAAGCGGATCGTTACGTCTTAAAACAGGGAGTATACACCAGCTCAAAACAGAAGCTTTTGGAAGTATTCGATGATTTTCCAAAGGAATTGAAAAAAACGTTGTTCTATGAAGATTTTGTTATTGATATGAATGTGGAATTTCCCGAAAAAGGTCAAACCCTTTATCTCTGGGTAAGATTACGTTATACAGGTATCTTGATGCACGTATTCTTCGGACTTGCAGCTTTCGTGGTCTCCGCTTTTATCCTATTCCTTGCGAACAAATCAACCTTCGAGTTTTTGAGCAAGGAACTGAGAACCGTAAAGGGAATGGTGTCCGAGTTCCGAAACAAACTGTCGATTTCACCGCAGTACGATGACAGTGTAATCGAAGAAATAGCGGACGTCCAAGACGCACTCTACGATGCCAGCAGTATCATCTCGGCAGATGTTGAAGAACTCGAAGCGATGAACGAAGAGCTTGAGGAAAACTACAGAAAGATCCAGGAGCTTTCGCAAGAGATCAAAAATGCGTTTTTCGAATTTTCCGAGAAACTCGTCGATATAGTTGAGGGTATCGAGGGCGAAACTGGCCAACACGTGAGACGTACGAAGGAAATAGTACGGTTGATCGTTCAGGACCTTGACATCGAGGACGAGTACAAGGAGAAGATCGTCAACTTCTCCCCGCTTCACGATATCGGGAAGATTTACGTGCCAAAGGAAATCTTGCTCAAGCCCGATAAACTGACACCTGAGGAATTTGAAGAGGTAAAGAAACACACAATCCACGCCAAGAGGCTGTTAACACATCCATACTTTGCCGTGGCCTTGAACATTGCGTTGTATCACCACGAAAACTACGACGGCACCGGCTATCCTGAAGGCCTCAAAGGTGAGGAAATTCCCCTCGAAGCCAGAATTGTTAAGATCGTCGACGTGTACGATGCACTCAGAAGCAATCGGCCATACAAACGGGCATTCTCACACGAGGAAGCGATGAAGATTATCCTTGAAGGCGATGGTCGTGTGATGCCTTCTCATTTTGATCCGAAACTCCTTGAAATATTCAAGGCAAAATCGGATGAAATAACTAAACTGTACGAAGATAAAAACTGA
- the aglA gene encoding alpha-glucosidase AglA: MANLRISIIGAGSAVFSMRIVSDLCKMPKLSGTEVVLMDIDEERLENFLVLARELTEFFGANLKFEKTLSLRKAIEGADFVINTALAGGHEYLNKVRAIGEKYGYYRGIDAQNYNFVTDYLNLTNWNQMTLFLKIANLIKELAPNAWYLQAANPVLEGTTLVSTETGIKMVGFCHGHFSVETLAELVGVKDYEWQVAGVNHGIWLTKFESRDGKNLYEELVKYADKPHKPSTPFDDQLSPVAWDMYRTYGLFPIGDTVRNSTWKYHRNLETKKRWYGEPWGGADSELGWEWYVSQLNAVVNMIELFAKAVKNGQKLTNAKDVVLNAIPHASEEWKNLIADLLDPSKLSREQHVPFIDSVVNSERRRFVVNVLNNGKIKGLDDDIAVEVCAYVEGEKFEFEEVSLPKRVLEWYLKPRTLLAKQALEVFKTKNLKLLEDILERDPRTKSSEQVRKVIDELYPIMLKEQKKVEEQE; encoded by the coding sequence ATGGCCAATCTACGTATAAGTATCATTGGAGCCGGAAGTGCCGTGTTTTCCATGAGAATCGTTTCAGACCTCTGTAAGATGCCGAAACTCTCCGGTACAGAGGTTGTTCTCATGGACATTGACGAGGAGAGGCTCGAGAACTTCCTCGTTCTTGCAAGAGAACTTACCGAGTTCTTCGGTGCTAACTTAAAATTTGAAAAGACCTTATCGCTTCGAAAAGCGATAGAAGGTGCCGATTTCGTAATTAACACGGCACTTGCTGGTGGACACGAATACCTCAACAAGGTTAGGGCTATAGGTGAGAAATACGGATACTACAGGGGAATCGATGCGCAAAATTATAACTTCGTAACGGATTACCTGAACTTGACCAACTGGAACCAGATGACGCTATTTTTGAAGATCGCTAATCTCATCAAGGAACTGGCTCCAAACGCTTGGTATCTCCAGGCTGCGAATCCCGTTTTGGAGGGTACGACACTCGTATCGACGGAAACGGGTATAAAGATGGTGGGATTCTGCCACGGCCATTTTTCGGTGGAAACGTTAGCCGAGTTAGTTGGTGTTAAAGATTACGAATGGCAGGTTGCCGGTGTAAACCACGGTATCTGGCTGACAAAATTCGAATCGCGTGATGGAAAGAATCTGTACGAAGAGCTGGTAAAGTACGCGGACAAGCCACACAAACCCTCCACACCTTTCGACGACCAACTCTCTCCCGTAGCATGGGATATGTACCGCACGTACGGCCTTTTCCCGATAGGAGACACCGTTCGCAACTCGACGTGGAAGTACCACAGGAATCTCGAGACCAAGAAGCGATGGTATGGAGAACCTTGGGGTGGAGCGGATTCGGAGCTCGGATGGGAATGGTACGTCAGTCAGCTGAACGCTGTGGTGAACATGATAGAACTCTTCGCAAAGGCGGTCAAAAATGGTCAAAAGCTGACGAACGCAAAAGATGTAGTGCTCAACGCAATTCCGCACGCGAGTGAAGAGTGGAAAAACCTGATTGCGGATTTACTCGATCCCTCAAAACTTAGCCGTGAACAACATGTGCCGTTCATAGATAGTGTTGTTAACAGTGAACGTAGAAGATTCGTAGTTAACGTTCTGAACAACGGAAAGATTAAGGGACTCGATGATGATATTGCCGTAGAGGTCTGTGCGTACGTTGAGGGTGAAAAATTCGAGTTCGAGGAGGTTTCGTTGCCCAAGAGGGTTCTCGAATGGTATTTGAAACCCAGGACACTTCTTGCAAAACAAGCACTCGAGGTCTTCAAAACTAAAAACCTGAAACTCCTTGAGGACATCTTGGAGAGGGATCCGAGAACAAAGAGCAGCGAACAAGTAAGAAAGGTAATAGATGAGCTCTATCCCATCATGCTGAAAGAACAGAAAAAAGTGGAAGAACAAGAGTGA
- a CDS encoding Fur family transcriptional regulator — MERLTKNRERVKEILCNSDHPLTAYDISKECPEMSLTTIYRALDYLVRNGHVKSFTFNEYTYFLPSERHEDFFLCTSCGRFFQLEHCFASSYEQNLREKGMVPKDHLILITGFCSECNEKLHLQTQM; from the coding sequence ATGGAGCGGCTCACAAAAAACAGGGAAAGGGTCAAAGAGATACTGTGTAACTCCGACCATCCACTGACTGCCTACGATATAAGCAAAGAATGCCCGGAGATGAGTCTAACCACAATTTACAGAGCTCTGGATTATTTGGTGAGAAACGGCCACGTAAAGAGTTTCACATTCAACGAATACACGTACTTTTTGCCGAGCGAACGTCACGAAGATTTTTTCCTTTGTACCTCGTGCGGTAGGTTCTTCCAACTTGAGCATTGCTTTGCCAGTTCGTACGAACAGAACTTACGAGAAAAAGGTATGGTTCCCAAGGATCATCTTATACTGATTACCGGTTTCTGTAGTGAATGCAACGAGAAATTACATCTTCAAACTCAAATGTAA
- a CDS encoding carbohydrate ABC transporter permease has translation MKRLGWKERAFGYSAVIPYLAYTAVFWGYPFVWMIVLAFTKWNYFAKPKFVGIMNFVNTFTDRMFWRIVLNTLNFLAFLIPMVLTASLLFALALTKVKFGKTFIMLSFLLANVSSGVAYSLLFSNLFAVNGPINRFLDSVFGFTIPWFSNPELAVFSICLIITWKFMGYYGLILYAGLLSIPQSIYEAAQLDGATKSTIFWKITLPLLNPSLITVTILATTLTFGIFTEPYMITGGGPMNRTMTFLVYMYDTAFKRINPSYATTIAIVTAAMSYGLVMLIRKLFEKEVTFV, from the coding sequence ATGAAAAGACTTGGTTGGAAGGAAAGAGCGTTCGGTTATTCGGCCGTAATTCCCTACTTAGCCTACACAGCCGTCTTTTGGGGATACCCGTTTGTTTGGATGATCGTCCTTGCGTTCACCAAGTGGAATTATTTTGCAAAACCAAAGTTCGTCGGGATTATGAATTTTGTGAATACGTTCACCGATCGTATGTTCTGGCGCATAGTTTTGAACACGCTAAACTTCCTCGCGTTTTTGATTCCTATGGTTTTGACTGCATCTCTACTTTTCGCGCTCGCGCTAACGAAGGTTAAGTTCGGTAAGACGTTTATTATGCTTAGCTTCTTACTTGCAAACGTTTCTTCAGGTGTTGCCTATTCGTTGCTGTTCTCAAATTTGTTTGCCGTTAACGGTCCCATCAATCGGTTCTTAGACTCCGTGTTTGGATTCACAATTCCCTGGTTCAGCAACCCTGAGCTTGCGGTGTTTTCAATATGTCTGATAATCACCTGGAAGTTCATGGGATACTACGGACTCATATTGTATGCCGGACTTTTGAGCATCCCGCAATCGATTTACGAAGCGGCACAGCTTGATGGAGCAACTAAGAGCACGATTTTCTGGAAAATCACGTTACCGTTACTCAATCCTTCCCTTATAACGGTCACAATCTTGGCCACGACACTCACGTTCGGTATCTTCACCGAACCTTACATGATCACCGGTGGAGGACCGATGAACAGGACGATGACGTTCTTGGTGTACATGTACGACACTGCATTCAAGCGCATAAATCCATCTTACGCAACGACAATCGCCATCGTGACCGCGGCAATGAGCTATGGTCTTGTGATGTTAATAAGAAAACTGTTCGAAAAGGAAGTGACCTTCGTATGA
- a CDS encoding phospho-sugar mutase, with product MILFGTGGIRGIMREGEFDDKAVMVASKGVAEYMKANGLKSVLIAYDTRLNSEHFAKLSASVFSGEGLESYVFDQPVPTPVLSYAVRKLGMDMGIVITASHNPPQYNGYKVYTSNGVQAIPEVTDILSELVLKAWEQPIQVNEKYHILDSKVLDDYVEEVAKLLNVSLTGLSVVYSPLHGTGARFVPKLLRTLGANVIEVTEQMTHDGNFPTAKTPNPEDDRALELLREYMKNHKVDLGLATDPDADRVGVVYKDIRLTGNQVGVILSHALGKEYYDSGKRNGMIIKTIVSTDMVKPICEEFGLKLFEVPTGFKFIGDLVEKRKDLDFVLGFEESCGYLTGDLARDKDAVLACGLVAKVAVRNNLTEYLDTLYKKYGYYFEKLLNFELGSVDHAKEIYEKLKDLHLPNVREVIDYSNGYDGVIPNETIRLNFDEGIVYVRPSGTEPKLKAYVMVKGDSERSARDSLEKLEREMRNIISSL from the coding sequence ATGATCCTCTTTGGAACTGGTGGTATCCGTGGAATAATGAGGGAAGGAGAGTTCGACGATAAAGCGGTGATGGTTGCCTCAAAAGGTGTGGCCGAGTACATGAAGGCCAACGGACTAAAGAGTGTTCTAATAGCTTACGACACGAGGTTAAATTCTGAGCATTTTGCTAAACTATCAGCTTCGGTTTTTTCAGGGGAAGGCCTGGAGTCCTACGTTTTCGATCAACCAGTTCCAACTCCCGTTTTATCTTACGCTGTTCGAAAATTGGGAATGGACATGGGGATTGTCATCACCGCAAGTCACAATCCTCCCCAGTACAACGGTTACAAGGTCTATACTTCCAACGGTGTACAAGCAATTCCAGAGGTTACCGACATCCTCTCAGAACTCGTACTGAAGGCCTGGGAGCAACCCATCCAGGTTAATGAGAAATACCACATCTTGGATTCGAAGGTACTTGACGATTACGTGGAGGAAGTTGCAAAATTGCTGAACGTATCACTTACTGGATTGTCCGTTGTGTACTCGCCACTCCACGGAACTGGAGCCAGGTTTGTCCCAAAATTGTTGCGAACTCTGGGAGCAAACGTTATCGAAGTGACGGAACAGATGACGCACGACGGTAACTTCCCAACGGCCAAGACACCAAACCCTGAAGATGACCGTGCGTTGGAGTTGCTCAGAGAGTACATGAAAAATCACAAAGTGGACCTCGGACTGGCAACGGATCCCGATGCCGACAGGGTGGGGGTCGTGTACAAGGACATTCGACTGACGGGTAATCAGGTGGGAGTGATACTATCCCACGCACTTGGGAAAGAATACTACGATTCCGGAAAACGCAACGGTATGATAATAAAGACCATCGTCTCGACGGATATGGTTAAGCCCATATGCGAAGAGTTCGGTCTGAAACTTTTCGAGGTACCAACGGGCTTTAAATTCATCGGCGATCTTGTTGAAAAGAGAAAGGACTTGGACTTTGTGTTAGGATTCGAGGAGAGCTGCGGATACCTTACCGGTGACCTGGCTCGTGATAAAGATGCAGTTCTTGCATGCGGCCTTGTTGCAAAAGTTGCGGTCAGGAACAATCTTACAGAATATTTGGACACACTGTATAAGAAGTACGGCTATTATTTTGAAAAACTTCTCAACTTCGAACTTGGTAGCGTAGACCACGCAAAAGAAATTTACGAGAAGTTGAAAGACTTACACCTACCGAACGTTAGGGAAGTTATCGATTACTCAAACGGTTACGATGGAGTCATACCAAACGAGACGATCCGGCTGAATTTTGACGAAGGAATCGTGTATGTGAGGCCTTCGGGAACCGAACCCAAGTTGAAAGCGTACGTAATGGTCAAAGGAGACTCTGAACGTAGCGCAAGAGATTCCCTTGAAAAGTTGGAACGCGAGATGAGAAATATCATCAGTAGCCTTTAA
- a CDS encoding encapsulin-associated ferritin-like protein, giving the protein MAYHEPYELLGDDARDLSRLLRSLIEELEAIDWYNQRMSVSKDPDVKAVVKHNRDEEMEHAAMVLEIIRRRVPEFDKALRTYLFTEGPITEIEAASQEGPNDDGNQLLRP; this is encoded by the coding sequence ATGGCGTACCATGAGCCCTACGAACTTCTCGGTGATGATGCTCGAGACTTATCGCGGTTGCTCAGAAGCTTAATAGAGGAACTTGAAGCGATCGACTGGTACAACCAGAGGATGTCCGTTTCAAAAGATCCGGATGTCAAGGCTGTTGTTAAACACAACAGGGACGAAGAGATGGAGCACGCGGCGATGGTACTCGAGATAATCCGACGCAGGGTTCCGGAGTTTGATAAAGCGTTGCGGACTTATTTGTTCACCGAAGGTCCGATAACGGAAATAGAGGCGGCAAGCCAAGAAGGACCGAACGACGATGGAAATCAACTACTTAGGCCATGA